In one window of Paraflavitalea soli DNA:
- a CDS encoding acyl-CoA dehydrogenase family protein, translated as MSSATQQNTSLKGGEWLIKEGSAFDTFIPEDFNEEQQMVKDMCTSFLDAEILPVIDRIDKLEPGLMPSLVAKAGEQGLLGSSIPEAYGGLGKDFITSTLVNEGLGGGFSFSVAVAAHTGIGTLPILYFGTDAQKEKYITKLATGEWKGAYGLTEPDSGSDALGAKTTAKLSADGKHYLLNGQKCWITNGGFADVYTVFAKVDGDKFTGFIVERGFEGFTQGQEEHKMGIKGSSTVQLYFQDCKVPAENVLGEIGKGHIIAFNILNIGRLKLCAAALGGAKRAANTSIQYATTREQFKTAIANFGAIKHKLAEMAIKMWVAESALYRTSKWIDDKEQELLTSGKPFNEALLGAAEEYAIECAMLKVFGSEMLDFVVDEGVQVHGGNGYSDEYIISKAYRDSRINRIYEGTNEINRLLTVDMVLKRAMKGRLDLMGPAMAVQKELMSIPDFGSGEEEAFAKEKKAIANFKKAILMTAGAAVQKLMMKIESEQEVLMHIADMAIETFNAESALLRAIKLADRKGEAACQFELDIMRTYLYDAADKINKYGKDAINAFAEGDEQRMMLLGIKRFTKVEVFNSKDARRRIADKLIKDNKYPL; from the coding sequence ATGAGCAGCGCAACACAACAAAACACAAGTTTGAAAGGCGGCGAATGGCTGATCAAAGAAGGTTCTGCTTTTGATACATTTATCCCGGAAGATTTTAACGAAGAACAGCAGATGGTGAAAGATATGTGTACGTCCTTCCTCGATGCAGAAATACTGCCGGTGATTGATCGTATTGACAAACTGGAGCCGGGACTCATGCCTTCCTTGGTAGCCAAGGCTGGTGAGCAGGGTTTGCTGGGGTCTTCCATCCCTGAAGCCTATGGAGGTCTCGGTAAAGATTTTATCACCTCTACCCTCGTCAATGAGGGATTGGGTGGAGGCTTTTCTTTCTCCGTGGCTGTAGCTGCTCATACTGGTATCGGAACCTTACCGATCTTATATTTTGGTACCGATGCCCAAAAGGAAAAATATATTACCAAGCTGGCTACCGGCGAATGGAAAGGTGCTTATGGCCTTACCGAGCCTGATAGCGGCAGTGATGCATTGGGAGCTAAGACAACCGCTAAATTGAGTGCTGATGGTAAGCATTACCTGTTGAACGGACAGAAATGCTGGATCACCAATGGCGGCTTTGCCGATGTGTATACCGTATTTGCCAAAGTAGATGGAGATAAGTTCACAGGTTTTATAGTGGAGCGTGGGTTTGAAGGATTCACCCAGGGGCAGGAAGAGCACAAAATGGGCATTAAAGGTTCTTCTACCGTTCAATTGTACTTCCAGGATTGTAAAGTACCTGCGGAGAATGTATTGGGCGAAATAGGTAAGGGGCACATCATTGCTTTCAATATCCTCAACATAGGGCGTTTGAAGCTCTGTGCTGCTGCATTAGGCGGGGCTAAAAGAGCTGCCAATACTTCGATTCAGTACGCTACTACACGCGAACAATTTAAGACTGCCATTGCCAACTTTGGGGCTATTAAACACAAACTGGCCGAAATGGCCATCAAAATGTGGGTAGCAGAAAGTGCCCTATACCGTACGTCTAAATGGATTGACGACAAAGAACAGGAGTTGCTTACTTCCGGTAAGCCCTTTAATGAAGCTTTATTGGGTGCTGCAGAAGAATATGCCATTGAGTGTGCAATGCTGAAAGTATTTGGTAGTGAGATGCTGGATTTTGTAGTAGATGAAGGCGTACAGGTGCATGGTGGTAATGGATACAGCGATGAATATATAATTTCAAAAGCCTATCGCGATAGCCGCATCAACCGCATCTATGAAGGCACCAATGAAATAAACCGGCTGCTGACAGTGGATATGGTGCTCAAGCGTGCCATGAAGGGTCGCCTGGATCTTATGGGACCTGCCATGGCTGTGCAGAAGGAACTGATGAGTATTCCTGATTTTGGCAGCGGCGAAGAAGAAGCTTTTGCTAAAGAAAAGAAGGCCATTGCCAACTTCAAGAAAGCCATCCTGATGACAGCCGGCGCTGCTGTGCAAAAACTGATGATGAAGATTGAAAGCGAGCAGGAAGTATTGATGCACATTGCCGATATGGCTATTGAGACCTTTAATGCAGAAAGCGCTTTATTGAGGGCTATCAAACTGGCTGACCGCAAAGGAGAAGCTGCCTGCCAGTTTGAACTCGACATCATGCGTACTTATCTGTATGATGCTGCCGATAAGATCAACAAATATGGTAAGGATGCCATCAATGCATTTGCGGAAGGCGATGAACAAAGGATGATGTTGCTGGGAATAAAACGCTTTACTAAAGTAGAAGTATTTAACAG
- a CDS encoding MarR family winged helix-turn-helix transcriptional regulator yields MSNNQFRKGELYSFITGKASTAIARRLQKKFNTAELNVTIEQWSVLYHLWKQDGISQQELCNATFRDKPSITRLVDNLEKLQLVKRVSSDADRRMNLIFLTKQAQKLQEQSMGLAEETLNEALQGVPPERIEICKEVLQIVYDNLK; encoded by the coding sequence ATGTCAAACAACCAATTTAGAAAAGGAGAGCTCTACAGCTTTATTACCGGTAAAGCATCAACTGCTATTGCACGTCGGCTGCAGAAGAAATTCAATACCGCCGAACTCAATGTAACCATCGAGCAGTGGAGTGTATTATATCATTTGTGGAAGCAGGATGGTATTAGCCAGCAGGAACTGTGCAATGCCACTTTCCGTGACAAGCCCAGTATTACAAGGCTCGTAGATAACCTCGAGAAATTGCAACTGGTGAAAAGGGTCTCGTCAGATGCCGACCGTCGCATGAACCTGATCTTTCTCACCAAACAGGCACAAAAGCTGCAGGAACAAAGTATGGGATTGGCCGAGGAAACATTGAATGAAGCCCTGCAGGGAGTACCACCCGAACGCATTGAGATCTGTAAAGAAGTATTGCAAATAGTGTATGACAACCTGAAATAG
- a CDS encoding alpha/beta fold hydrolase, whose translation MQTASINYKSSQINYSYGGSGEKLLLCLHGYGESEKSFRFLETYLPAGYRILAIDLPFHGETQWHEGLHFTTDDLLAIIDSICRQHTGYTGRLTIAGFSMGGRVALSLLEKIPAQTDKVLLMASDGLKVNIWYRLATRTIIGNRFFRYTMHRPQWFFLLLKIGDAIGLINQSVYKFTRYYIHDKQVREDLYKRWTCMRYIRPHLPGIKRSVVQYAIPVRLLYGQYDRIIRYERGEKFRSGIESFCTLRIIPTGHQVLQEKNVQVILELLQF comes from the coding sequence ATGCAAACTGCTTCAATTAACTATAAGTCGTCACAAATCAATTACTCCTATGGTGGCAGTGGGGAAAAACTGCTGCTATGCCTGCATGGTTATGGGGAATCGGAAAAAAGCTTTCGGTTCCTGGAAACCTACCTGCCTGCAGGTTACCGCATCCTCGCTATTGATCTGCCCTTCCACGGAGAAACACAATGGCATGAAGGGCTTCATTTCACTACCGACGACCTTCTTGCTATCATCGACAGCATTTGCCGGCAACATACTGGCTACACTGGCCGATTGACCATTGCCGGTTTTAGCATGGGTGGAAGAGTTGCGCTAAGCCTGTTGGAAAAAATACCGGCACAAACCGACAAGGTACTACTGATGGCATCCGACGGTTTAAAGGTTAATATCTGGTACCGCCTGGCCACCCGTACTATAATAGGTAATCGCTTTTTCCGGTATACTATGCACCGGCCACAATGGTTTTTCTTATTACTAAAAATAGGCGATGCCATAGGGCTTATCAATCAAAGTGTTTATAAGTTCACCCGCTATTATATTCATGATAAACAGGTACGGGAAGATCTGTATAAGCGCTGGACCTGTATGCGGTACATCAGGCCTCATCTTCCCGGAATCAAAAGGTCTGTAGTGCAATATGCTATTCCTGTTCGTTTGTTGTATGGGCAATATGACCGTATAATACGGTATGAAAGGGGAGAAAAATTCCGTTCTGGTATTGAATCTTTCTGTACGTTGCGGATAATTCCAACCGGTCACCAGGTGTTACAGGAAAAAAATGTGCAGGTGATCCTTGAATTATTACAATTTTAA
- a CDS encoding glycosyltransferase, whose amino-acid sequence MPIFLFIFFLLMVGYAILINFYHRSWNRLQSFKLPPDTKPSTFISVIVAARNEEKNLPALLDSLNNQRYPQSLYEVIIVNDHSTDNTWSILQQAAYPELRLRPLNLSAYINKDETSRSFKKKAIETGIQQSNGSLIVTTDADCRFGEHWLESIAAFYESTQAKFIAAPVKIIARPTLLGIFQSLDFITLQGITGASVSQRFHSMCNGANLAYEKKAFEEVNGFEGIDNIPSGDDMLLMHKIYKKYPEQVFYLKAKEAIVSTDPASSWKAFFHQRIRWASKADSYDDKRIFWTLLLVYLINVCFLVAAVAAFWHNIWLFFCLILLLAKVLIEFPFVHSAAIFFDQGSLMKYFPFLQPIHILYTIIAGWLGKFGKYEWKGRVIRKQA is encoded by the coding sequence ATGCCAATATTCCTCTTCATATTTTTCTTATTGATGGTGGGATATGCCATCCTTATCAATTTTTACCACCGGTCGTGGAACCGGCTGCAATCCTTCAAGTTGCCTCCCGATACAAAACCTTCCACCTTCATCTCCGTTATTGTGGCGGCCCGAAATGAAGAAAAAAATTTACCGGCCTTATTGGATTCACTGAACAATCAACGCTATCCTCAGTCATTGTATGAAGTGATCATTGTAAACGACCACTCAACGGACAATACCTGGTCCATATTGCAGCAAGCCGCTTATCCTGAATTAAGACTAAGGCCGCTTAACCTGTCGGCCTATATTAACAAAGATGAAACCAGCCGGTCGTTTAAAAAAAAGGCTATTGAAACAGGTATACAACAATCGAATGGCAGCCTGATCGTTACAACCGATGCAGATTGCCGTTTTGGTGAACACTGGCTGGAGAGCATTGCTGCTTTTTATGAATCCACGCAGGCAAAGTTCATTGCAGCGCCCGTAAAAATAATAGCCCGGCCCACCCTGCTGGGTATTTTTCAATCGCTGGACTTTATCACCTTACAAGGCATAACCGGGGCTTCGGTATCACAGCGTTTCCACTCTATGTGCAATGGTGCTAACCTTGCCTATGAGAAAAAAGCATTTGAGGAGGTCAATGGATTTGAGGGGATTGATAATATTCCTTCGGGGGATGATATGCTACTCATGCATAAGATCTATAAAAAATATCCCGAGCAGGTATTTTACCTGAAAGCCAAAGAAGCCATCGTGTCTACTGATCCGGCATCCAGCTGGAAGGCGTTCTTTCACCAGCGCATTCGCTGGGCCAGCAAGGCAGACAGTTACGACGATAAGCGCATTTTCTGGACGCTCCTGCTGGTATACTTAATCAATGTTTGTTTTTTAGTAGCTGCCGTAGCTGCTTTTTGGCATAACATCTGGCTATTCTTTTGCCTGATCCTGTTATTGGCGAAAGTGCTGATCGAATTTCCTTTCGTACATTCAGCAGCCATCTTCTTCGACCAGGGCTCGCTGATGAAGTATTTTCCTTTTTTACAACCCATACATATTCTATATACTATTATTGCAGGATGGCTGGGCAAGTTTGGAAAATATGAATGGAAGGGGAGGGTAATCAGGAAGCAGGCTTAA
- a CDS encoding ABC transporter permease, whose protein sequence is MATATTRSTWRRLKRNKGALFGIVIIILALFVALLAYVLAPDGTPNANRMIVEIGGQKPGHKQQFLLLPKERSFEKVSFFTRLMSGREDRYQYIPISSYTKTKDSLIIQQFIDEGITERIAYPYSATSFHDGYSNGMVNIITQTFYLGTDKYGRDILSRLLVGVRVSLSVGLVTVLISLSIGVLLGSLAGYFRGWVDDAIMWFINVIWSIPTLLLVFAITLMLGKGFWQVFIAIGLTMWVNVARIIRGQVLSVREMEYVEAARALGFSHPRIIVRHVLPNVMGPVMVVAASNFASAIVIEAGLSFLGVGVQPPQPSWGLMIKENYNFIITHNPMLALAPGFAIMLLVLAFNMLGNGLRDALQVKA, encoded by the coding sequence ATGGCTACTGCCACTACACGTTCTACCTGGCGACGACTGAAGCGTAACAAAGGCGCCCTATTTGGCATTGTGATCATCATATTGGCCTTATTCGTGGCATTACTGGCCTATGTACTAGCTCCTGATGGTACACCCAATGCCAACAGGATGATCGTAGAGATTGGCGGACAAAAGCCTGGTCATAAACAACAATTCCTCCTGCTCCCCAAAGAACGCTCTTTTGAAAAAGTATCTTTTTTTACACGCCTTATGAGTGGCCGGGAAGACCGGTATCAATACATCCCCATCAGCAGCTATACCAAGACAAAGGACAGCCTCATTATTCAGCAATTTATAGATGAAGGAATTACGGAGCGGATAGCCTATCCCTATTCTGCCACCAGTTTTCATGATGGCTATTCAAACGGGATGGTTAATATCATCACCCAAACATTTTACCTGGGTACGGATAAATACGGCCGCGATATCCTTAGCAGGCTATTGGTAGGGGTACGTGTAAGCCTGAGTGTAGGATTGGTGACGGTATTGATATCCCTGAGCATTGGGGTATTGCTGGGCTCGCTGGCTGGGTATTTCAGGGGATGGGTAGATGATGCCATTATGTGGTTTATCAATGTTATCTGGAGTATTCCTACTTTATTACTGGTATTCGCCATTACCCTTATGTTGGGAAAAGGCTTCTGGCAGGTATTCATAGCTATTGGTCTTACCATGTGGGTCAATGTAGCGCGCATCATACGGGGTCAGGTATTGAGTGTACGTGAAATGGAATATGTGGAAGCTGCGCGTGCATTGGGATTTTCTCATCCACGGATCATTGTACGTCATGTGCTGCCTAATGTAATGGGTCCTGTAATGGTGGTGGCCGCCTCCAACTTTGCATCGGCTATTGTGATTGAAGCGGGCCTCAGCTTCCTGGGTGTGGGTGTGCAGCCTCCGCAACCGAGCTGGGGCTTAATGATCAAGGAGAACTATAATTTCATTATTACCCATAATCCTATGCTGGCCCTGGCCCCGGGTTTTGCTATTATGCTGCTGGTACTAGCATTCAATATGCTAGGCAACGGACTAAGAGATGCCTTGCAGGTAAAAGCTTAA